The window TCTCCGAATTTCCCGAGCGACTCCGGCTGCGCGTAAGACAGGCGCGCCGCGATGCCCTGCTCGGCCTCTGCCTGACCGAGTCGGAGCTCGCCGATCTTGCGACTGGTCGGTCGACGCTCCGGGAGTTGGCGGGCGCGGCCCTGATCAGGGAAGTCCGCCGTCTGGCGGAGGGGGGCGATTCCGCCGTCGACCCCAGTCGCGTGGAGTCGGCCCTCGACCTGTTCGAGCAGCTCGAATCGCACATCCCGTTTGACGCCCAGACCGCCTTCTGGGATCGCTGGTCCACGGGCTCGACGTCCCAGCGCGCCGCATTGCAGGGCATCGCCCGACGCCTGGGCTTTACCGGCGACTAGATACACAGGGGAGACGCCCACCCGACTTGCGCCGAGCGTCAGGGGAGCGTACCAGTGGGTTGCCGTCTGCCGCTCGCCGAATCGTCACATGCCCTTTGTCATCTTCGCTGCACCCATGATTTCGGACAACGCGTTCCGCATGATTGATGCGGTCGCGTCGCACCCGGACGTCTCCCTTGGCGTGATCACGCACGATGAAGCCGGCGCGCTGCGGCATCTCTCGGATCGTGCTGCCCACTGGCGGGTCACCAACATCCTCGATGCGCAACAGCTGGCGTGGGCGGCCCGTGAACTGCAGCAGCGCAACGGGCCCATCCACCGCTTGTTCGGTGCGTTGGAGCAGTTGCAGGAGCCGCTCGCCCAGGTGCGAGAGTGGCTGGGGGTGCCGGGGGTTTCGCTGGAGGTCGCGACCAACTTCCGAGACAAGGCGCGCATGAAATCGTTGCTGCGCGCGGCCGGCCTTCCCTGTGCGCGGCACTGCCTCGCGACCTCGATGGCGGAGGCGCTGGCCTTCGGCAGGAGTTCGGGTTTTCCGATGGTGGTCAAGCCGCCCGCCGGTGCCGGCGCCATATCGACCTACCGGGTGGAATCCGAGGAGCAGTTGCAACGGGCACTGACGCCACAGCCCCCCACGGCGGCGCGTCCGGTGTTGCTCGAGGAGTTTGTCGTCGGTGACGAGCACTCCTTCGAGACCGTGACCATCAACGGGACGCACGTCTGGCATTCGCTCACGCACTATCACCCCACACCGCTGGCGGTCATCGAAAATCCATGGATCCAGTGGGCGGTGGTGTTGCCCCGCGAGGTGGATGGCGCGCCCTACGATGACATTCGCACGGCGGCGCGACGGGCCCTCGACGTCCTCGGGATGACGACGGGGATCTCGCACATGGAGTGGTTTCGTCGCCCGGACGGCACCATCGCGATCTCGGAAGTGGCGGCGCGTCCCCCGGGCGCGCAGATCACCACCTTGATGTCGAAGGCGAATGATTTTGACCTGCTCAAGGAGTGGACGCGCGCGATGATCTTTGGCGAGTTTCAGGTACCCGAACGACGCTATGCCGTTGGCGCTGCATTCCTGCGTGGGCAGGGGCGCGGCCGGATCGTGAAGGTGAGTGGGGTCGAAGAAGTGCAGCGTACCGTCGGGAATCTGGTCGTCGATTTTCGCATGCCCCAGGTGGGCGCCACGCCGTCCCCTTCATATGAGGGAGACGGTTACATCATGGTGCGGCATGCCGAGACGCGTCGGGTCGAGGAAGCGGTCATGAAGATCATCTCCACCATTCGCGTTGAACTCGGCTAACATGAACCGCCGGGACGACGCGCGAGCAACACGAGGCCGCCGAAACCGGAACGCTCACCCGTGCTTCACGTGCTGCCCGGGCTGCCCGTGCCCCTCGTACTTCACGCCCTTGCCCTTCTGCTGAGAGTGAACCTGCGATGAACGTCATCATGCTCGCCCCCGGGTATCCCGGCGAAATGCCGTACTTCTGCCGCGGCTTGTCGTTGCATGGCGCGAAGGTCTACGGCGTGTCCGACGTGCCGGAGAAGGACCTTCCCGCGTTGACGCGCGAACACCTGTCCGGGTACTTGCGCGTGCCCAACTTCACCGATGAGGACGCAGTGGTGCAGCAGATCATCGCTGGGGTCGGCAACCACACGATAGACCGCGTCGTCTGCCTGTGGGAGCCCGGCGTGGTGCTCGCTGCAAGAATTCGCGAGGCGTTAGGCATTCCCGGCATGGGAGTGGAGCAGGCGAATACCTTCCGCAACAAGGACCTGATGAAGCAGGTCGTGACCCGGGCGGGCATACGCACGGCGCGTCACGCGGCCGCCACCTCGATCGCCAGCGTCAAGGCGGCAGCCGAACAGATCGGCTTTCCGGTCATCGTCAAGCCGATCTCCGGTGCCGGTTCGATGGACACCATTCGCGCCGGCTCCATGGCCGAGTTGGACGCCGCGCTCGCGCGGGTGACGAGCTACGACGAGGTCAACGTCGAGGAGTTCATCGAGGGCGATGAGTACACCTACGATACGATCTGCATCGACGGGCAGATTGTGTACGAGAACGTGTGTTACTACCGCCCCAACCCGCTGGCCGCGCGGAGCACCGAGTGGATCTCGCCGCAGACCATCGCGCTGCGGGACCTCACCACGCCCATCGTGCGGCAGGGCGTCGCCCTGGGCCACGAGGTATTGAAGGCGATGGACTTCAAGACCGGTTTCACCCATATGGAGTGGTTCTACACCCCAAAGGGAGAAGCCATCTTTGGGGAAATTGCCGCCCGGCCTCCCGGTGCGCATACCGTCGACCTGATGAACTTCGTGAGCGACGTGGACCTGTTCACGGGGTACGCCGAGGCGGAACTGAAGGGCACGTTCTCCGTGTCGACGGAGCGGAAGTACAACGTGGCCAACATCTTCAAGCGCGCGCAGGGCCAGGGTCGGATCCGTCGCATCGAGGGACTGCAGCGACTCCTTGAGCGCTACGGGGAACATGTCGTGCACATGGACCTGCTGCCGATCGGTGCCGAGCGACGCAACTGGATCTTGACCCTGGTGTCGGACGGATACGTCGTCGTGCGACATCCGGAGCAGCAGGCGTGCTTTGACATCGCCGACGCGGTTGGAACCGACCTGCAGTTGTACGCCGGTTGAGCGAGCCAAGCCTCCAGCCCACGCCCTCGCGCGCAGCGCCCAGCACCCGCCAGCAGCAACCAGCAACCAGCGGTTCTTTGCCCCTCTCCCGCAACTTCATCGAGAAATGGATCACTCGCCGGCGCCAGGCGCCGGGGACGCTGGAGATCCTGCCCGAGGTGTCCGCACCGCAACTCGGAAACCGGCGCGACATTCTCGTGTACACGCCAGCATCGTATCACCGCACGGAACGTCGGTACCCCGTGATCTACATGCAGGACGGCCAGAACCTGTTCGACCCACGGACGAGTTTCGCTGGTGAATGGGGGGTCGACCGGGCCATGGCGCGCGCCCCGCGGAAGGGGCGGCGGGCGATCATCGTGGGGATCCCCAACATGGGGGTGGACCGGATGAAGGAGTATTCGCCCTGGCATGATCCCCGACATGGGGGCGGCGGGGGCGACGCCTATGTCGACTTCATCGTGCACACACTGAAGCCGTTGATCGACGCGCGGTATCGGACCGCACCGGACCGGGAGTCCACCGGGATTGTCGGGTCTTCCCTGGGCGCCCTCATCGCGCTGTATGGCTTCTTCCGCGCCCCGGCTAGCTTTGGGTTCGTCGGGGCGATGAGCCCGGCGTTCTGGTTTGCGGACGGGGGGATCTTCCCCTTTGTGCAGGACGCGGCCAACGTTGCCGGACGGGTCTACCTCGATGTCGGGATGCGCGAGGGACCTGGCACGCTGGCAAATGCGAGGAGCATGCGCGACCTGCTGACGGCCAAGGGCTATCCCCTCGGCGACACGCTGTCGTACGTCGAAGATCCGCAGGGGGTGCATAACGAGGCCGCCTGGGGACGTCGCATTCGTCATGCCCTGCCGTTCCTGCTCACGCCGCCGGTGGGGGCCCGCCGGTGAGCACGCGGATGTTTGGCCGCCACGAGGTGTGGCACAGCCCGGCGGTGGGGCGCGCGATGCACGTCCGCTGGTTCGGGGACGCGGGCGCGCGCGTCCTGGCCTTCCCGACGACGATGGGCAACCACAACGAGTGGCCCAATCGCTACATGCCGGATGTGCTGCGCGACCAGATCGAGCGCGGCTGGTTGCAGCTCTGGTGCCTGGACCACAACCACGACGTTAGCTGGTACGACAAGACGGTGTCGCCGGCCCAGCGCGGTGCGCGTCACCTGCAGTACGACGCATACATCCGCGATGAGCTGCTCCCCTTCACGCAGCATGTGAACCCGAATGGGTTTGTCATCGCGACGGGAGCAAGCTTCGGGGCCTTTCATGCGATGAGCATCGGGCTGCGAAACCCGCACCTGTTTCACCGCATCATCGGGATGAGCGGGATGTACGACATCGCGGGGATGACCGGCGGTTACGGTGACGGCTCGGTGTATGCGTCCAACCCGATGGCGTTCATGCGCCATGAGCACGATCCGTCGCGGCTCGCGGCCTTTCGACGCCAGGACATCATCATCGCGACGGGTCGTGGGGATCCCAACTTTCAGGAGAACCAGGCGTTTTCCGGCCTCTTGTGGGAGCGCGGGATCGGCAACGCGTTTCGCGTTTGGGACGGCCATGCCCATGACTGGCCGTATTGGGAGCGCATGATCGTGCAGTACGTCGGTGGGCACGACTGAAGGCGACGGGCGAGGCGACGGACGCAGTTCAGCGGAAGCAAGCAGTCACTCTGGCACAGGTGAGCACCACATGGTCAAGCGAATTGGTCTCGTCGTCGGGCGCGAATGGAGCTGGCCCCCGGCATTCATCGAGGAAGTCAACAAACGGAATGCAGGTGTGGTTGCCGAGTTTGCCGTAATGGGAGGCGACGCACACGACGGGCCCGTCCCGTAC is drawn from Gemmatimonadota bacterium and contains these coding sequences:
- a CDS encoding ATP-grasp domain-containing protein, coding for MPFVIFAAPMISDNAFRMIDAVASHPDVSLGVITHDEAGALRHLSDRAAHWRVTNILDAQQLAWAARELQQRNGPIHRLFGALEQLQEPLAQVREWLGVPGVSLEVATNFRDKARMKSLLRAAGLPCARHCLATSMAEALAFGRSSGFPMVVKPPAGAGAISTYRVESEEQLQRALTPQPPTAARPVLLEEFVVGDEHSFETVTINGTHVWHSLTHYHPTPLAVIENPWIQWAVVLPREVDGAPYDDIRTAARRALDVLGMTTGISHMEWFRRPDGTIAISEVAARPPGAQITTLMSKANDFDLLKEWTRAMIFGEFQVPERRYAVGAAFLRGQGRGRIVKVSGVEEVQRTVGNLVVDFRMPQVGATPSPSYEGDGYIMVRHAETRRVEEAVMKIISTIRVELG
- a CDS encoding ATP-grasp domain-containing protein, producing MNVIMLAPGYPGEMPYFCRGLSLHGAKVYGVSDVPEKDLPALTREHLSGYLRVPNFTDEDAVVQQIIAGVGNHTIDRVVCLWEPGVVLAARIREALGIPGMGVEQANTFRNKDLMKQVVTRAGIRTARHAAATSIASVKAAAEQIGFPVIVKPISGAGSMDTIRAGSMAELDAALARVTSYDEVNVEEFIEGDEYTYDTICIDGQIVYENVCYYRPNPLAARSTEWISPQTIALRDLTTPIVRQGVALGHEVLKAMDFKTGFTHMEWFYTPKGEAIFGEIAARPPGAHTVDLMNFVSDVDLFTGYAEAELKGTFSVSTERKYNVANIFKRAQGQGRIRRIEGLQRLLERYGEHVVHMDLLPIGAERRNWILTLVSDGYVVVRHPEQQACFDIADAVGTDLQLYAG
- a CDS encoding alpha/beta hydrolase, coding for MPLSRNFIEKWITRRRQAPGTLEILPEVSAPQLGNRRDILVYTPASYHRTERRYPVIYMQDGQNLFDPRTSFAGEWGVDRAMARAPRKGRRAIIVGIPNMGVDRMKEYSPWHDPRHGGGGGDAYVDFIVHTLKPLIDARYRTAPDRESTGIVGSSLGALIALYGFFRAPASFGFVGAMSPAFWFADGGIFPFVQDAANVAGRVYLDVGMREGPGTLANARSMRDLLTAKGYPLGDTLSYVEDPQGVHNEAAWGRRIRHALPFLLTPPVGARR
- a CDS encoding esterase — its product is MSTRMFGRHEVWHSPAVGRAMHVRWFGDAGARVLAFPTTMGNHNEWPNRYMPDVLRDQIERGWLQLWCLDHNHDVSWYDKTVSPAQRGARHLQYDAYIRDELLPFTQHVNPNGFVIATGASFGAFHAMSIGLRNPHLFHRIIGMSGMYDIAGMTGGYGDGSVYASNPMAFMRHEHDPSRLAAFRRQDIIIATGRGDPNFQENQAFSGLLWERGIGNAFRVWDGHAHDWPYWERMIVQYVGGHD